The following DNA comes from Pseudomonas sp. Tri1.
CACATCCAACAGTGATGGGACTGACAGATCGCAATCGCGAGCAAGCTCGCTCCCACATTTTAATTTGCGCCGAGCAATAAAAAGCCCGCCCGACATCACTGCCGGGCGGGCTTTTTAATGGGTTCAGGCCTTACTCGGTCGCCAGCACCCCACGCCGCACCTGGTCACGCTCGATAGACTCGAACAGCGCCTTGAAGTTGCCTTCGCCGAAACCATCGTCGCCCTTGCGCTGGATGAACTCGAAGAACACCGGCCCCATCAGGGTTTCCGAGAATATCTGCAGCAGCAGGCGCCGGTCGCCCTGCTCGGAAGCACCGTCCAGCAGAATGCCCCGCGATCGCAGTTCATCCACTGGCTCGCCGTGGTTCGGCAGGCGGCCTTCGAGCATTTCGTAGTAGGTGTCCGGGGGCGCGGTCATGAAGCGCATGCCGATGCTTTTCAGCTTATCCCAGGTCTTGATCAGGTCATCGGTCAGGAATGCCACGTGCTGGATACCTTCGCCGTTGAACTGCATCAGGAACTCTTCGATCTGCCCGGCGCCCTTGGACGACTCTTCGTTCAGCGGGATGCGGATCATGCCATCCGGGGCGGTCATGGCCTTGGAGGTCAGGCCGGTGTATTCGCCCTTGATGTCGAAATAACGGATCTCGCGGAAGTTGAACAGCTTCTCGTAGAAACCAGCCCAGTAGGCCATGCGCCCGCGATACACGTTGTGGGTCAGGTGGTCGATGATTTTCAGGCCGGCGCCAACCGGATTGCGGTCAACGCCGTCGATAAACACGAAGTCGATGTCATAGATCGAGCTGCCTTCGCCAAACCGGTCGATCAGGTACAGCGGCGCGCCGCCGATGCCTTTGATCGCTGGCAGGTTCAGCTCCATCGGGCCAGTTTCGATGTGGATCGGCTGGGCACCGAGCTCCAGGGCCCGCTTGTAGGCCTGCTGCGAATCCTTGACGCGGAACGCCATGCCGCACACTGACGGACCGTGTTCGGCCGCAAAGTACGAGGCCACGCTGTGAGGTTCGTTGTTGAGGATCAGGTTGATCGCACCCTGGCGATACAGGTGCACGTCCTTGGAGCGGTGGGTGGCCACTTTGGTGAAGCCCATGATCTCGAAGATCGGCTCCAGGGTGTTGGGCGTAGGGGATGCGAATTCGATGAATTCAAAGCCCATCAGGCCCATTGGGTTTTCGTATAGATCTGCCATGTTCGGCGCCTCATCATGCTTATCAATTAACAAAAAACGTTAGTTGCCAGTGATGCTGAGGACGAGCGGTGGCGCGCAGGAAATACCGCGAACGCTGCGGGCGAGGAAATCGCCGTAGATCAGTTGAAACCCAAGTATCTTCATTGTCGACCCAAGGCTCTTGCGGGCGAGGCTTCTGCTGCCAGAAGACGTTTATTCTTATATGCGTAACTCGATTCTACACAGCGTAACCATATTTGTCCGCCTTCTGTATCAAATCGCCTTTTTCGCCGTCCGTGCAAGGGGTTTGTTGCACAGGAAAATGCCCACCAGAATCACACCCCCGCCCACACACATCAGGGCCGTGAGCCGTTCGTCCAGCAGCACCGCCCCCAGCAGCACCGCCGTGAGCGGGTTGAGGGCGATGAACACACCGGAACGGGTCGCACCAATCCGACGAATGCCGTCGTACCAGGCGATGTAGGCCAGGGCCGAACCCAGCACGCCGAGGTACAGCAGGCTCAGCCATTGACGGATGTCCAACCCCCGGAGTACTTCGAAGCGAACCTGGCCGCCGGCCGCGCAGGCCAGCCACAACATCAACGTACCGAGCAGAATCGACCAGGTCACGGTCTGCAAGGGGCCAAGGCTTTCATTCAGGCTTCTGGAAAACAGCGAATAAATGCCCCAGCCCAGCACGCAGCCAAAAATCAGCAGATCGCCGACCCAGCCCTGTGCCGTACCCTGCAACAAAGCCGGATCGCGACTGACGATCACCACCCCTGCCCCGCCAATACACAGGACGATGCCCGTCACTTTCAAGCGGCCCAGCCGCTCCTTGAACAACCACCAGGACGCCAGCCCGATCACCGCCGGGTTCAAGGCGACGATCAACGAGGCTCGCGACGCATTGATGTACTGCAAGCCGTAAAAGAAGCACAGGTTATAGAAGAAGATGCCGAAGAACCCCAGGGCAGCCAATTGCAGCCCTTGCTTGAGGCTGGGCTTGACCAACGGGATTCCAGCCAGAGCGAGAAACACTAGCAGCGCGATACTGGCCAGCAGGAAACGCAGGCTGGCGGCGAACAAGGGCGCCAGGGCATCGGCAAGGATCCTGCCAGCCACAAAGGTGCCACCCCAGATCATGGTGACCATGGCGAGCTTCAGGTAGACCGGCAGGTCTGAAGGTGTTGGGACGGCTTGTTCGAGGGTTTTCATGGTTCACCAGAGCAGGCAAGAGACCACACCCACAACCTGTGGCTACAAGGTTGCGTGTCGCTTTCTGATTCGAGTCAGATGCGTCATTATTTGATTCATGCTTGATCATCGTAAAATGAGTAATCCCTCATGACCCTCACCCAGCTCGAAATCTTCTCCCTGGTCGCTGAGCTGCGTGGTTTCACCGCAGCGGCCACACGCTTGGGCATCGGCCAGTCAGCGGTGTCCCACGCCATCAAATCCCTGGAGCAAGAGCTGGGCGTGGAATTGCTCAGGCGTCATCAGTCCCAGGTGGAACTCAGTGACATTGGCGAGCAACTGTTGCTGCGCGCCCGGGCCATGCTCGGGCTGGCCAACACCCTGCGCCAGGAAGCCGCCGACGCCCGTGGCATGCGCCGTGGCACCTTGCGTATTGGCTCGTTCGGGCCGACGTCGTCGATGAAGCTGTTGCCCGCCATCCTGCAGCGCTACCGTGCGCTGCATCCAGGGATCGAGGTGCACATCGATGAAGGGCCGGATCGCCAAGTCATCCAGTGGCTGGATGAACGACGGGTAGATGTCGGCTTCGTGGTGCTGCCCGAGGATCGTTTCGATACGTTCATGCTGATGGAGGATCAGATGGTCGCCCTGCTACCCACCCACCATCCCCTCGCCGCCCAGGCCAGCCTGAGCCTCAAGGACCTGTGCAACGACCCGTTCGTGCTCACCGAGGCCGGATCGTCGGAGCTGGTGTCGCGCCTGTTCAATGCCGCCCGGCTCACACCGAACGTGCGCTTTCGTTGCTCGCAACTGCTCAGCACCCTGGACGTCGTCAGCCGCGGCGAGGCGGTGAGTGTGGTTTCCGAAGGCTCGCTGCCGGGCGGCGATAACCCGGGTTTCGTCACACGGCCATTGTCGCCGCGAGTTCCGCGCCAGATTGGCCTCGCGGTATTGGACAGCCGCCAGGCCTCACCGGCGACCCTGGCCTTTATAGAACTGGCGCGGCAGTCATGAGCCTTGCGTACAACACAGAACCTGGGGGGCAAGGAACCGACAAGCCATCTATCATGGTCGGCACCCAATGCTTTTCCCCCTTGCTGCCTTTCCCTTCTCGCCACAGGTTGTGCTGATGCCCCTGACCGCCACACGCTCGCGCACGCGGCCCCGTCGCCACCTGATCACCCTGTTCTGTGGCCTGCTGCCGATACTGTCGGGGCTGGGTATCCTGTACATGCAGGCCGAACGGACGCTGGAGCAACACACCCGGCAGACGGCCGTAGAGCTGCTCAGGCAGGTCGAGTCGATGCTCGACAACACCGCCTTGTCGGCCCGTGAGCTGTTGCCCCTGGCCGGCCAGCCTTGCGAAGCGGCCAAGCTGGCCTTGCGCGAACAAGTGACACGCCGGCCCTTTGTTCGCTCGACCAATCTGGTACGAGACAACACCCTGTATTGCAGTTCGTTGTTTGGCGGCTTCGAAGAAAAAGTCGATCCGAACGATTATTACCAGGGCACGTTGTGGCTCATGAACGGCAACCCGGTCACCCCCGACACCGCACTGCTGATCTATCGGCTCAACGAAGGCCCCCAAGGGGTATTGGCGACCGTAGATGGTTATTACCTGGCCAATGCCCTGCAGCTGATTGGCGGCCAGACTCGACTGCGGCTACAAGTTGGGCCCAATTGGCTGGCGGAAGACGGCAAGGTCCGACAAACCCCACTGCCCGCACTGGCGGTCGCACAGAGCGGCCTCGCCTCAACACACTACCCCTTCAATGTTGAAGCCGGCTTTGATGAGGGGGAAGTCTGGCGCTATATGGCCCGGGAATATCCACCGCTGTTCAGCCTGCTGATCTTCTTCGGTGCCATCGCCGGAGCACTCGGCCACTGGCTACAAAAACGCACCTCCTCCCCCAGTCGTGAACTGCAACGGGCCCTGGAGGCGGAAGAGTTCGTTCCCTATCTGCAACCGGTGGTGCATGGCGACAGCAAGCGCTGGGCCGGCGTCGAAGTGCTGATGCGCTGGAACCATCCCAAGGAAGGCCTGGTGCGCCCGGACCTGTTCATTCCATTCGCTGAACACAGTGGCTTGATCGTGCCAATGACCCGCGCCTTGATGCAGCAGACCATGCACCTGCTGGCACCGCTTGCGCCAATGCTGGAGGCGCCGTTTCATGTCGGCATCAACATCACCGCCCGTCACTGCCAGGATTTGGCGCTGGTAGACGATTGCCGCGCGTTCCTGGACGCCTTCCCACCGGGTGCGATTGCACTGGTGCTGGAGCTGACCGAACGCGAGCTGATCGAACCCACCCCCGTTACCCATCAATTGTTCGAGCAGTTGCATGCGCTGGGGGTCAAGATCGCCATCGACGACTTCGGCACGGGTCATTCCAGCCTGGGGTACTTGCGTCAGTTCAACGTGGACTTCCTGAAGATCGACCAGAGTTTTGTCGCGATGATCGGGGCCGATGCTCTGTCGCGTCACATCCTCGACAGCATCATCGAACTGTCGGGCAAGCTGGACTTGGAGATTGTTGCCGAGGGTGTCGAAACCGTTGAACAAAGCGATTACCTGGCGGCCCATGGGGTGAACTTTTTACAAGGTTATCTATTTGGCCGGCCGGTTAGCGGGCAAGACTTCATTGCCGCCTTGACCGCCATTAATGGCAATTACCCGCCGCCAGGCTATTGACGAGGGCGCGCCAACAGATAAGAACGTTTGCTGTTGTTACATAACGAAAAAGTTACGATTTACACAATTCCAATTAACTACTACAATTTTTTCTACCTGTGCTAGATAACAGGAGAGTCATTAGCACCGAGTCGCTTCAAGGCACTTGGCTTATAGCTTTGTTTGCGGTTGGTATCAGCCAAACATTCTGATTGGAGTAACGATTTTGTCCAGACTCGCTGAATTTCGTGCAGCTGAAAAGGCCCTTCAAGAGCAGCTCAAGCAACTGGAATCGCTGAAGAACGATGCCGGGCTCAAGAAAGAAATCGAATTCGAAGAAAAGCTCCAGGGACTGATGAAAACCTACGGCAAGAGCCTGCGCGACATCATCGCGATCCTTGACCCGAAGCCGTCCAAGGCTGGCTTGCCAGCGGCCAAGCCTGTTAAAACCCGCCGTGCACGCGTGGTCAAGGTTTACCAGAACCCACACACGGGTGAGTTGATCGAAACCAAGGGCGGCAACCACCGCGGCCTGAAAGCCTGGAAAGAACAATACGGTGCAGCCACCGTTGATTCCTGGTTGCGTGGTTGACATTCCCCGGATGAAAAAGCCCTGAGTACACTCAGGGCTTTTTATGGGTTCAACTTCTGGATCCCACCACAGACGTATTGCGCTGCTACCCTATAGTTTCAGGCTATTTCGTACCGATTGTATTTCATCCTGGCTTTCAACAAATACTTGAGCCTGTCCCGCATAGGACAGCACATAAGCCCTGCCCTCATTTAGTGCCGCGACGAGTGTCTGGGACAACACATGCCTGCCATTCTGCGTGATCGTGCAAGTCGTCTCCAAAGCGCTGACCCCGCCCAACATTGAAGAATGGATCTTATTACACACACTTTGATAACCTCCCTGGAAAAAGTCCTTCTGGATCGACTTACGCATTTCCAGTAATACGCCTTGCAAGTTGACTTGATGATCAGGCTCGACGGACGTCGTGGTCAATTCCATGACCATCACCGCATTGCCTGCGGCGTCGCTCTTGGTCGCCCGTTGCCGGGTGGTTCCCGGCGCCGCCGGGGCGGGTGCATCAGCGGGCAGCGGCTCGATGACCCAGCCCTGTGGCCACAGGACCTGCGGTTCGACCGCCTGGACACCGACACTCGCGATGGCGGCAAACAGCAGGACAAACAGCGAAAGAAACGGTCGAATCATTGCGGTGCACTCAAGGACGAAGCATAAAGTCTGAAGCCCACCGCAGAACCAGGCAATAGCCACACTCGGTTTGGCGATGTCGCCCCCCCTTGCGTATCATGGGCGCACCTGCATGGAAGCCACCCGACGCAAGCCCAGGAACCGTCACAGCACATTTGCGACGCCGTTTGCCCCACTTATTTTCCGGAGGGCCCATGAGCCTGCACGAACTCAATACTTTCCCGGGCGTCACCGCCCAACCCGATGCCGCCACAGCCAAATTCGTCTTCAACCACACCATGCTGCGGGTCAAGGACATTACCAAGTCCCTGGATTTCTACACTCGCATATTGGGTTTCTCCCTGGTGGAAAAACGCGACTTCCCGGAAGCCGAATTCAGCCTGTATTTCCTGGCACTGGTGGACAAGAACCAGATTCCAGCAGATGCCGCAGCGCGTACCGAATGGATGAAGTCGATCCCTGGCATCCTCGAACTGACCCACAACCATGGCACCGAAAGCGATCCAGCGTTCGCCTATCACAACGGCAACACCGACCCGCGCGGCTTCGGCCACATTTGCGTCTCGGTGCCGGACATCGTCGCGGCCTGCGAGCGCTTCGAAGCACTGGGCTGCGATTTCCAGAAGCGCCTGAACGACGGCCGCATGAAGAGCCTGGCGTTCATCAAGGACCCGGACGGCTACTGGGTCGAAATCATCCAGCCTGCGCCACTGTAAAACCCCCACAAGCCATTGTGGGAGCGAGCTTGCTCGCGATGAGGGTGGCACATTCAGCATTGAGACAAGCTGACCCACCGCCATCGCGAGCAAGCTCGCTCCCACAGGGTGATGCGTGGTCCAAAACAAAACCCCATGGGCCAGGCCCATGGGGTTTTGTTTTTGCCACTATCGCCAGCTTATGCCGGCGCAGAGGTACGGATCAGGTGGTCGAAGGCGCTCAGCGAAGCCTTGGCCCCCTCGCCCACGGCGATCACGATCTGCTTGTACGGCACGGTGGTCACGTCACCGGCGGCGAAGACGCCAGGGATCGAAGTTTCACCCCGGGCATCGACGATGATCTCGCCACGTGGCGACAGCTCTACCGTGCCTTTGAGCCAATCGGTGTTGGGCAACAGGCCGATCTGCACGAAGATCCCTTCCAGCGCCACGTCCAGCACTTCACCGCTTGGGCGGTCCTTGTAGCGCAAGCCGTTGACCTTCTGGCCATCCCCCATCACTTCGGTAGTCTGGGCGTTGGTGATCACGGTCACGTTCGGCAGACTGTGCAGCTTGCGTTGCAACACCGCATCGGCACGCAATTGCACATCGAACTCCAGCAGGGTGACATGGGCCACGATACCGGCCAGGTCGATGGCCGCTTCGACACCGGAGTTACCGCCGCCAATCACCGCCACACGCTTGCCTTTGAACAGCGGACCGTCACAGTGCGGGCAGTACGCCACGCCCTTGTTGCGATATTGCTGCTCACCCGGCACGTTCATTTCGCGCCAGCGGGCACCGGTCGCCAGGATCACGGTCTTGGCCTTGAGGCTCGCACCGCTGGCGAATTTGATTTCGTGCAGCGCGCCATCCTTGCCAGGCACCAATGCATCGGCGCGTTGCAGGTTCATGATGTCCACGTCGTACTGCTTGACGTGTTCTTCCAGGGCGACGGCCAGTTTCGGACCTTCGGTTTCCTGGACCGAGATGAAGTTCTCGATGGCCATGGTGTCGAGCACCTGACCGCCGAAACGCTCGGCCGCGACACCGGTGCGGATACCTTTACGAGCGGCGTAGATCGCCGCCGAAGCACCGGCCGGGCCACCGCCGACGACCAGCACATCAAAAGCCTCTTTGGCGCTGATCTTCTCGGCCTGGCGCTCGATACCGCTGGTGTCGATCTTGGCCAGAATCTCTTCCA
Coding sequences within:
- the hppD gene encoding 4-hydroxyphenylpyruvate dioxygenase, with product MADLYENPMGLMGFEFIEFASPTPNTLEPIFEIMGFTKVATHRSKDVHLYRQGAINLILNNEPHSVASYFAAEHGPSVCGMAFRVKDSQQAYKRALELGAQPIHIETGPMELNLPAIKGIGGAPLYLIDRFGEGSSIYDIDFVFIDGVDRNPVGAGLKIIDHLTHNVYRGRMAYWAGFYEKLFNFREIRYFDIKGEYTGLTSKAMTAPDGMIRIPLNEESSKGAGQIEEFLMQFNGEGIQHVAFLTDDLIKTWDKLKSIGMRFMTAPPDTYYEMLEGRLPNHGEPVDELRSRGILLDGASEQGDRRLLLQIFSETLMGPVFFEFIQRKGDDGFGEGNFKALFESIERDQVRRGVLATE
- a CDS encoding DMT family transporter, yielding MKTLEQAVPTPSDLPVYLKLAMVTMIWGGTFVAGRILADALAPLFAASLRFLLASIALLVFLALAGIPLVKPSLKQGLQLAALGFFGIFFYNLCFFYGLQYINASRASLIVALNPAVIGLASWWLFKERLGRLKVTGIVLCIGGAGVVIVSRDPALLQGTAQGWVGDLLIFGCVLGWGIYSLFSRSLNESLGPLQTVTWSILLGTLMLWLACAAGGQVRFEVLRGLDIRQWLSLLYLGVLGSALAYIAWYDGIRRIGATRSGVFIALNPLTAVLLGAVLLDERLTALMCVGGGVILVGIFLCNKPLARTAKKAI
- a CDS encoding LysR family transcriptional regulator is translated as MTLTQLEIFSLVAELRGFTAAATRLGIGQSAVSHAIKSLEQELGVELLRRHQSQVELSDIGEQLLLRARAMLGLANTLRQEAADARGMRRGTLRIGSFGPTSSMKLLPAILQRYRALHPGIEVHIDEGPDRQVIQWLDERRVDVGFVVLPEDRFDTFMLMEDQMVALLPTHHPLAAQASLSLKDLCNDPFVLTEAGSSELVSRLFNAARLTPNVRFRCSQLLSTLDVVSRGEAVSVVSEGSLPGGDNPGFVTRPLSPRVPRQIGLAVLDSRQASPATLAFIELARQS
- a CDS encoding EAL domain-containing protein, which produces MPLTATRSRTRPRRHLITLFCGLLPILSGLGILYMQAERTLEQHTRQTAVELLRQVESMLDNTALSARELLPLAGQPCEAAKLALREQVTRRPFVRSTNLVRDNTLYCSSLFGGFEEKVDPNDYYQGTLWLMNGNPVTPDTALLIYRLNEGPQGVLATVDGYYLANALQLIGGQTRLRLQVGPNWLAEDGKVRQTPLPALAVAQSGLASTHYPFNVEAGFDEGEVWRYMAREYPPLFSLLIFFGAIAGALGHWLQKRTSSPSRELQRALEAEEFVPYLQPVVHGDSKRWAGVEVLMRWNHPKEGLVRPDLFIPFAEHSGLIVPMTRALMQQTMHLLAPLAPMLEAPFHVGINITARHCQDLALVDDCRAFLDAFPPGAIALVLELTERELIEPTPVTHQLFEQLHALGVKIAIDDFGTGHSSLGYLRQFNVDFLKIDQSFVAMIGADALSRHILDSIIELSGKLDLEIVAEGVETVEQSDYLAAHGVNFLQGYLFGRPVSGQDFIAALTAINGNYPPPGY
- a CDS encoding histone-like nucleoid-structuring protein, MvaT/MvaU family; protein product: MSRLAEFRAAEKALQEQLKQLESLKNDAGLKKEIEFEEKLQGLMKTYGKSLRDIIAILDPKPSKAGLPAAKPVKTRRARVVKVYQNPHTGELIETKGGNHRGLKAWKEQYGAATVDSWLRG
- a CDS encoding DUF4946 domain-containing protein, producing MIRPFLSLFVLLFAAIASVGVQAVEPQVLWPQGWVIEPLPADAPAPAAPGTTRQRATKSDAAGNAVMVMELTTTSVEPDHQVNLQGVLLEMRKSIQKDFFQGGYQSVCNKIHSSMLGGVSALETTCTITQNGRHVLSQTLVAALNEGRAYVLSYAGQAQVFVESQDEIQSVRNSLKL
- the gloA gene encoding lactoylglutathione lyase, with the protein product MSLHELNTFPGVTAQPDAATAKFVFNHTMLRVKDITKSLDFYTRILGFSLVEKRDFPEAEFSLYFLALVDKNQIPADAAARTEWMKSIPGILELTHNHGTESDPAFAYHNGNTDPRGFGHICVSVPDIVAACERFEALGCDFQKRLNDGRMKSLAFIKDPDGYWVEIIQPAPL
- the ahpF gene encoding alkyl hydroperoxide reductase subunit F, with the protein product MLDANLKAQLKSYLERVTQPIEIVASLDDGAKSQEMLALLKDVASLCEQITLLDNGTDARKPSFSLNRPGADISLRFAGIPMGHEFTSLVLALLQVGGHPSKASVEVIEQIRALKGEFNFETYFSLSCQNCPDVVQALNLMAVLNPNIRHVAIDGALFQAEVDERQIMAVPSVYLNGVNFGQGRMGLEEILAKIDTSGIERQAEKISAKEAFDVLVVGGGPAGASAAIYAARKGIRTGVAAERFGGQVLDTMAIENFISVQETEGPKLAVALEEHVKQYDVDIMNLQRADALVPGKDGALHEIKFASGASLKAKTVILATGARWREMNVPGEQQYRNKGVAYCPHCDGPLFKGKRVAVIGGGNSGVEAAIDLAGIVAHVTLLEFDVQLRADAVLQRKLHSLPNVTVITNAQTTEVMGDGQKVNGLRYKDRPSGEVLDVALEGIFVQIGLLPNTDWLKGTVELSPRGEIIVDARGETSIPGVFAAGDVTTVPYKQIVIAVGEGAKASLSAFDHLIRTSAPA